A part of Gossypium hirsutum isolate 1008001.06 chromosome A07, Gossypium_hirsutum_v2.1, whole genome shotgun sequence genomic DNA contains:
- the LOC107929846 gene encoding probable magnesium transporter NIPA9: MWESICLTLAATAGNNIGKVLQKKGTGILPPLSFKFKVIRAYAVNKSWLIGFLIDISGALLMLRALSLAPVSIIQPVSGCGLAILSIFSHFYLQEVMNVIDWLGITLAGIGTIGVGAGGEEQVASSVSILQLPWLAFFVVILFVLLNGWLRICKRQRREQELMEYEVVEEIIYGLESGILFGMASVISKIGFVFVQQGFSKMLIPLCVSISICCSGTGFYYQTRGLKHGRAIVISTCAAVASIVTGVLAGMLALGERLPSAPVARLSLLLGWLFIMMGVILLVSSTRLMRHLPWPLQNLIPSGADRNFSLRKTGSHRVKDPSPAAVIPATTLHHLIPTPAKEKA, encoded by the exons atgtggGAATCGATCTGTTTAACATTGGCCGCTACCGCTGGTAATAACATAGGCAAAGTTCTACAAAAGAAGGGCACCGGTATTCTCCCTCCTCTCTCCTTCAAGTTCAAG GTGATAAGAGCATATGCTGTTAATAAATCATGGCTGATTGGGTTTCTGATCGATATATCCGGTGCCTTGTTGATGCTGAGAGCTTTATCGTTGGCTCCG GTATCTATCATTCAACCAGTTTCTGGATGTGGACTTGCCATTCTTTCAATCTTTTCACACTTCTATCTACAAGAAGTCATGAATGTTATTGACTGGTTGGGGATTACATTAGCTGGCATTGGCACCATAG GAGTTGGTGCTGGTGGAGAGGAGCAAGTGGCTTCTTCAGTATCTATTTTACAGTTACCATGGTTGGCATTCTTTGTCGTAATCTTGTTT GTACTCCTGAATGGGTGGCTTCGCATCTGCAAGCGTCAGCGGAGAGAGCAAGAACTG ATGGAGTATGAGGTTGTTGAAGAGATCATATATGGCTTGGAATCAGGAATTTTGTTTGG aATGGCATCGGTGATATCAAAGATAGGATTTGTCTTCGTGCAGCAGGGCTTTTCCAAAATGTTGATTCCTCTATGTGTCTCAATCAGTATATGTTGTAGTGGTACTGGATTTTACTACCAG ACTCGCGGCCTGAAGCATGGTAGAGCAATTGTGATATCCACATGTGCTGCTGTGGCATCAATTGTGACTGGTGTACTGGCTGGTATGCTCGCATTGGGTGAGCGGTTACCTTCAGCACCAGTTGCTCGTCTTTCTCTTCTGCTTGGATG GTTATTTATCATGATGGGTGTGATCTTGCTTGTGAGCTCGACGAGACTGATGCGGCACCTTCCATGGCCATTGCAGAACTTAATACCAAGTGGAGCAGACCGGAATTTCAGTCTGAGGAAAACGGGGTCTCATCGAGTCAAGGATCCTAGCCCAGCTGCTGTTATCCCAGCAACAACATTGCACCATCTGATACCAACACCGGCTAAGGAGAAGGCATAA